One Thalassophryne amazonica chromosome 10, fThaAma1.1, whole genome shotgun sequence genomic region harbors:
- the foxq2 gene encoding forkhead box Q2 translates to MTTEDRSSHNGGRARLGLTFTIDYLLFNKGVKGSKEEPAGCWTEMQTACNMQNHQNPKPKEVRILPEIEGTQSGAEGKDKKVKAEERYEEQREEGEEEVTITNSTGISSETSLDKPNQSYIALISKAILASEEKKLLLCDIYQWIMDHYPYFKSKDKNWRNSVRHNLSLNDCFIKAGRSDNGKGHFWAVHPANFHDFSNGDYHCRRARRRARRVIGQHHLTQSAPYYPVLAYPHRTSCWCCPAPAHPLTCLATRLYWPWPSVQARDGVHLGLHGPSP, encoded by the exons ATGACAACGGAGGACAGAAGCAGCCACAACGGTGGCAGAGCAAGACTGGGACTGACCTTCACTATTGACTACCTCCTGTTCAATAAAGGAGTCAAAGGTTCTAAAGAGGAGCCGGCAGGATGTTGGACCGAAATGCAGACGGCATGCAACATGCAGAATCATCAGAATCCTAAACCTAAAGAGGTGAGGATTCTCCCTGAGATCGAGGGGACACAGTCAGGAGCAGAGGGCAAAGACAAGAAAGTCAAAGCAGAGGAGAGGTATGAAGAGCAAagagaggagggggaggaggaggtcaCCATCACCAATTCTACCGGCATCAGTTCAGAAACGTCTCTTGATAAACCAAATCAGTCCTACATTGCACTCATCTCGAAGGCAATCCTGGCGTCAGAGGAGAAGAAACTGCTGCTGTGTGACATCTACCAGTGGATCATGGACCACTACCCTTACTTCAAGAGTAAG GACAAAAACTGGAGGAACAGCGTGCGTCACAACTTGTCCCTGAATGATTGCTTCATCAAAGCAGGCCGCAGTGACAACGGCAAAGGCCACTTCTGGGCTGTTCACCCAGCAAATTTTCACGACTTTTCCAATGGGGACTACCACTGCCGACGAGCGCGACGGAGGGCGCGTAGAGTGATAGGACAGCACCACCTTACGCAGAGTGCCCCTTACTACCCCGTGCTGGCATATCCCCATAGAACATCCTGTTGGTGTTGCCCTGCACCGGCACACCCTCTAACCTGTTTGGCAACCAGACTCTACTGGCCATGGCCCAGCGTGCAGGCACGAGATGGGGTCCACCTGGGCCTGCACGGGCCTTCACCATGA